The following DNA comes from Rhodanobacter sp. AS-Z3.
CGAATGGATAGGCCAGGCGCCAGCTCGACCTGCTTGGCGCTCGCCACAGCATAGGGATACCAGCGGTTGGAGAAACCCAGCACATCGCCATCCACCGGCATCAGATCGAACAGCACGCCGGAGTCCTTATGCACCCAACGACAGATCACATCGCTAGTCATGTCTTGCGTGAAACCCCGCTCCGCAATCCGCGCTTCGATACGACGAAACTGCACACGCGCCGCCTCGACCACCGCATCCACATCACGGGTGGCGCGCACGCCCTCTGCCACCGGGTCGGTAACCAGCAGTCCAGCGACTGCGCCGCCGATAAACACCACCTGCTCGCGCAAGTCGCCAAGCGCCTCGGCTACCAGACGCAGATACGGCAGGTTGGGATCATCACGCCGCATCCGCGGCCTCCAGTTCCTTCGGCAACAACTGGGCAGCCAACGTCCGCTCGCGCGCACGGCCGGCACGCAAGGCATCCTGCAAGGCAAGCAAGCGGTGCAACGCCGGATCGGCCAACGCAGCCAGTGGTGCCGTGCGATAGATCGGCGACAGGCTCGGCCCCTTCGCGCTGCCGCTGGCGTGTGCCCATACCGGCGCCTCGCCCGGCACCGCCGTGATCTTGCCGGCCAGTGGTTCGGCGCCGAACCCGGTAGGCACACCCCGCTTCACCGGCCCGGCCACGGCCGGCCACACATAGCGCACGCCATGCAGGGCGAATTCCAGAAGTGCCGGACGTACCGGCGACCAGTCGCCGCGACCACGCACCACGGCCAAGCCGGCACCGACCGCGCGTTTGACGCTGGCGTGCACTTCCGACGCGCTCATCGACAAGGCTTCGCCCAGCGCCGCATACGTCCAGCGCTGCTGCGGGTGTGCAGCCACCTTGAACAACACCAGCAGGTCCTGAGGCTTCAATTCCATCACGGGACTCAATATTCGCTATTCGCGAATTGCGAATATGGAGGAATTGAAAGCAGGGAGCAAGTGCGCTGTCGGTGGAAAACAGACTCCACCCATCAAGCCTGATCCAACCACGGGTTGATCAACGCCACGCCAGCAGCCTCGAAATCGGAGGTGTTGCGTGTCACCACGGTCAATCCGTGCACCAACGCCGTCGCCGCGATCAAGGCATCGCCATGCGCCATCTGATCGGGCACATGCAGCACTGCACAACGCAGCGCGATCGCGGTATCAATCGGCAACGCCCGACCGGCAAAGGCAGGCAACAGCTGTTTGTCCAGCCAGTGACGCAGCGCCGCACCCTGCCGTGCATCACGCCGCTCGATGCGCAACACGCCAGTTTCCAGCTCCATCACACTGATGACAGACAGGTACAAGCTGGCGGTCGACACGCTGGCGGCCCAGCGCTTCACTTGTTTGTCCGGGTGGGACTTGCGCAGCTCGGAAACCACATTCGTGTCGAGCAGGTACATCAGCCCAGCTCAATCGCGCGAATCAGCTTGTCACGCATCCGCGGGGGATCGAAATCGATGGCGTCGCCTTTCGGCATCACCAGCAACTCGACGATATTCGCCTGATGGCCGGCGAGCTGCGTGTAGTCTTCGATGCTCAGCAACACATGCGCCGGCTGACCGCGGTCGGTGATGAACACCGGCCCCCGCCTGGCAGCCTTCTTGGCGCCACTGGTGTCCTGATTGAACTCGCGACTGGATAACGTGGTGATGGTCATGGTCGACTCCCATGGCGATGAATGTAGAAACATTACTACAACAATAAAGAGAGAGCCAGCCGCATCAAGCAGCCATCAAATAACCAGTGCACGCAAATTTGTCTGCAAGCGACTGGTTCATGGTCATTTTCCCTGCCGGACTTGGCTCCCGCCTCCGCGCTGTCAAATAGCCATCAAACAAACCAGGCGCAGAGCGGCAGGCCGCTTGCGTTCTTCTTGCGCAGATCAGGGCCATACGGCGTGAAAATCTCTCCGCCCATCGGCCTCAGCTTTCGCCGTAGCTACGCTCAATCAGCGGTTTGGCTCGCTCGAAATCCGCCATGCTTCGCAGACACAGTTCAAGGTCACCGGTGCCCCACGTGCCGATATTGCGCACATCGCGGCTGAAGCCATTCTCCAGCGCAACCGTATCGGGATCCAGCTTAAGCATGACCAGCAACTTGTCCTTGTAGGGAATCACGCAGGCGAAGTTCTTCAGTCGACGGAACGCGACGTACAGCTTCAAATGCTTTTCTTGCACATCCTCGCCCAGCGCCAGCAGCTGCCCGGACAACGCTTCGTACATAGCGCGGATTTCGGGTTGCGCGTGTTCCAGTTGCTCTTCCGCCGTCTTGTCCTTGCCGACCGGCTTGCTCTTCGCCAACGTCGTCGAGCCACCGATGTCAGCCTTGGCCGCGGTGGCGTCGTCCACGCTGACACTGTTGACCAGGTCGAGTAGCAACAAGTCATCGGCGAACAGCTTGTAGCGGATCAGTTCGATATTGCGCGGAATTTGCTGCACGGCGTGCTGGTCGTAGCGGGTGAAGTCGGCGGCGATACATAGCAGACGCGTGCCGGCCCAGTCGATCTGCTCAGCTACATCCTTGCCCAGCTTCTCCATCACCAGCCACTGGAATTCGGCACGGTGATCCATCAGCCAATCAAGGTAGAACAGCCCCTGGTTGATCACGTTCTCGTTGGTATGTCGCTTGTACTCGATGATCACAGGGCAACCATTTTCGTCCAGCCCCAGCGAGTCGATGCGGCCCTTGTGCGTCTTGCCGGTGGTGTACTCGGTGGCGAGAAAGCGTACGCCGAGGAAGGTCGGCATCTGCGCCTCGATCATGGACTGCAAATGCTTCTCGACTGCCGCCGCACGGCCGGACAATTCGACAGCAGTTGTGCTGCTCAAGCGAAATAGCTGGATGTCACTCATTCCTTTCCCCATCCAAAGTCTTGCAATAAAAATGCGAGTGAATTCACTGCCAACTCTGCATCTCGCCTGGAGACGGGTCGCGTCCCACGACTAGCTGCGGCATTGGCCTTCGCGCGACTATGCAAGCTGTTGATCAGGTTGCCGGCGGAGCCACATGACTCTCTCTCGTTTTTCGCGAGCCAGCCAACAAGTTTGCCAAGGTCTTGCTTGCCACCTGGGTTGGACGCAGGAAACTTTGCGCTGATCAGATGGCATGCCGCATTGCGGCAGGCATCAATGACGGATTGAGGCGCCTGAATCGAAGCCGCATCAACAACCGCGTCCATCGATCCCAGCACATCATGTCGATTGGACTCCGGAATCTGATCAGGAAGTAGCTCAGGAAGAACGCCGAAGAACGTCTTCGACTTGAGCGTGACGTAGTACCCCTCAAGACCCGCTTTCTCGGAGAGAACAACGATCCAACGTGACCTTGCGCCGTTGTCTCCGAGTTCAACTTCATCTCCAACACCTATCTGGAAATCTGCCGTCTTGTACGAACGATTGACGTCGAAACGATTCACATTGTTGTGCAGATCGCGATTGGGGAAACGCGAGACAACATCGGCTGGCCAGCTATTGCGCATGTCCTTCTCGAACAGCCGCCCTCGCCGAATACGTGTTGCGGAGTTGAAATAGTCTTCAAGGAACAGTAATTCTTGGCCTACTGGCTTTCCCAAGACGGCGAAGGGGAGAATGATCGGATGGCCCTGAATTCGCTGCAGCCAGGACTGGCTTCCCTCGTACCAGAGCCCTTGAGCCTCCGCGATGAAATGGATCATGCGACATGCCTCACATCGATCTTCCCGGTGACGGCGGCGGCAATCAGGGCGCTGCGGCGCTCCTTGAGCAAAATAATGGCGCGTTCAACAGTACCGGTCAGCTTGTTGAAGTCTGCGATTTCCTTGGTAGCGGCAGAAAGGATTTCGTCCTGCTCCGCCACCGGGGGCACGGCTATACGGATGTTCTTGAATTCCTCCCAATACAGACGTAGACGGAACTCCGTGATTCCGCGCGAATAGCGGCGAACTTGCTCGATTGCTTGCGGCGTGCGCAACAGCTGCTCGACAAACATCGTGCGAATTTCACCAAGAGGTCTGGCCACTACGTATGCCGGGCTTACCTGCCCGTGAACCATCACCGTTCCGAAGCTACCCTGCCAAGCCCGCATCATGTTGTACGTAAGGTCGTTCGGAGCGACGCGCTTGTACTTTGACCTGTCG
Coding sequences within:
- a CDS encoding type II toxin-antitoxin system VapC family toxin — its product is MYLLDTNVVSELRKSHPDKQVKRWAASVSTASLYLSVISVMELETGVLRIERRDARQGAALRHWLDKQLLPAFAGRALPIDTAIALRCAVLHVPDQMAHGDALIAATALVHGLTVVTRNTSDFEAAGVALINPWLDQA
- a CDS encoding type II toxin-antitoxin system prevent-host-death family antitoxin, producing MTITTLSSREFNQDTSGAKKAARRGPVFITDRGQPAHVLLSIEDYTQLAGHQANIVELLVMPKGDAIDFDPPRMRDKLIRAIELG
- a CDS encoding MarR family transcriptional regulator, producing MELKPQDLLVLFKVAAHPQQRWTYAALGEALSMSASEVHASVKRAVGAGLAVVRGRGDWSPVRPALLEFALHGVRYVWPAVAGPVKRGVPTGFGAEPLAGKITAVPGEAPVWAHASGSAKGPSLSPIYRTAPLAALADPALHRLLALQDALRAGRARERTLAAQLLPKELEAADAA
- a CDS encoding DUF5655 domain-containing protein; amino-acid sequence: MSDIQLFRLSSTTAVELSGRAAAVEKHLQSMIEAQMPTFLGVRFLATEYTTGKTHKGRIDSLGLDENGCPVIIEYKRHTNENVINQGLFYLDWLMDHRAEFQWLVMEKLGKDVAEQIDWAGTRLLCIAADFTRYDQHAVQQIPRNIELIRYKLFADDLLLLDLVNSVSVDDATAAKADIGGSTTLAKSKPVGKDKTAEEQLEHAQPEIRAMYEALSGQLLALGEDVQEKHLKLYVAFRRLKNFACVIPYKDKLLVMLKLDPDTVALENGFSRDVRNIGTWGTGDLELCLRSMADFERAKPLIERSYGES